CCGACCAAGCAGTGTCTACGTGAAGAACAGAAATGGCTCAAGAATAACTCAAACGGACACTTAAATCTTTTTAAAAGGTGctaattcattaatttcataGACAGAAATTGTATGAtgccaaaatccatgattcagaATTCTACAGGGAGTAACCAATAAATAAGCCATGCCTGtacatataacataaaagtCATCTAATCTTCACGCTGCTAATTAGCTAACTAGACTTCATACAATCGCACAACGAACAAGAATTAGAGCAGAAACAGATAAGTAACAAAATGATCACCATCTCCAAAATAGATACATCATTGGTATATTATAGTATAAGTGGTCCCATAGCCAGAATTATGATTCACAAATTTAGGCCTCCAACTCTTTTGTACCTCAGCTAAAGAGGGATATAATTTTGGCTAAACTACAGGTACTAATTATTTACTTTAGCAACATTACATACAATAATACCCCTTCTTGCTCTAATATGCGCACATAAGGCTCCTTTCCTTACTTTACAGCAAAAACTATACCCATAAAAAAGACATCTATGCTCTTGTTTAATCactaatatttcttttttcctgTTATTGTGGCATCGCTCGTTTTCTTGTTAAAATTACGAGCTATATTATTTCTGAAACCTCTCAAAGTTCTTCTATCAGAAAGTACAGTTTTCCTAGAATGTTTTTTGGGTGAAAGATTATTGTAACCACATAAAGAGATGTTAAATGGAGACTCCacttaattgaaaaatataatttccacAATATAAATTCTATTCTTTTGGTTTAGCGGTGGTGACAAAAgggatattttatttttgtttctttttttaagcTTATGTACCTCCATATAATAGGTAATACAAGTTAATTATAATATGAACCAGGGCAATGGGATTTTACTGttgttattgaatttttgttagAGAGGAATAACCACTACAAAGTAAGTGACCCAAGGTCACACAGTTTCAGATTTTTAACTCATAAGCAAAGTACTCCCTCTGTCCAACAATACTTGTTTACTATTGACTTTGTACACTTCTTAAGAAACTATAAATAGAAGAGTAATTTTACTATAATAccctttgaatataataaaaacaGTGTCTTGAAAAATCTAATAGGGAAATgactataattaatgataaggaTAAAGCAGGAACTAAGTGAAAAATTATCCATTGATTTCATAAAGTGGGCAAGTATTGTTGGACATCCTAAAATAGTATAGTGGATAACTTTTGTTGGACAAAGGGAGTATATGAAAACTGCAAATTACCACAATTGCCCTAACTCTATCAACAATTAAATGAGAGGTGGTGAGAGTTTCACATGTCCtttcatatttcttattttgataATGATGTCCTTTCATATTTCTCTCatacaattttgaatttttatatcaaatggAACAAAAATGCAACATAACGATCTGGACATGTAACAAAATGCAGTTCCTCATAAactaataggaaaaaaaaactgTCACAATGAGTACATTATGGCCCCTTCAATGAAAATCTTAGCTTTTGTATTTCCCTCACTCGATCTTCCCCAAATATAGATGACACGACAGGGGAGGAAACAGGGAGTTCTgagaaaacaagaaaagagCAGTACAAAAAAATGTGAGCTGTCTAAACTATAAAAAGATACTCATACATACCTCCCAAAGATCGCAAACTGCGAAGAGCAAGCTGAAAATACGCACTCTTAAAACCGTCACCCCAGTCTCCTGCTTTCCCCTTTATACTAACGTAATAATATATGAGGCTTGCTAGGGCAAGTGATACAATGGTGAATGCCCAAGAAATCAAAAACATGGTCACTGTAAATGAAcagtagaaaagaaaagaaatcagATGAGTGAAAACATTGATTTCAAGGTATGGTGACTACCTCTGTAGCTTGTCCTATAGCCTACTCTAGCCAACTTCACAACAAAAAGTGCAAATATAGGATAAATCATAGGAAAGCAAACTAGAGTGTCTTCACTATTAAATCAATTTTAGGATTGGGTAGCAGGGGTGCAAAGTCAAGTTTAGCAAATGAAGGTCACAACATGATGAAGATTTGATAATCTGGGAAGTGCCACTCAACAGAATGAATTATCTTCTCCTGGCAAGGATTTACCCAAGCAAGAATgacatttaaatgttttaatacataataaatTCTGTTGAAGCCAGCCCAAATGCTACAGTATATGAGGCAGAAAGGGAGAGCAACAAGGTCATTTCACAAGGTTCTCAAACAAAAAGGATGAGCAGGACTCCGGCAGTATCACACATGACAAATAGAAGAGAAAAGGATAGAATAAACACCACAAAATAAAAGTAGTAAAGGAAGGAAGAGCAATGAGGATATAAATAAGATCCCTGTCTAATTTATTTGGATCATCAAAATGACCTACTTGTAGTTAAAAAAAGTATGGAAGTGACAATGACCATAGGGACATTTGATTAGCGTATGTATCCAGAAAAAAGAAGGGGGGGtttgaaaaaaaacatgaacatttcaGATGATCATGAAATGCTAAGACgggaaaaaaatttcaaagagaAACTTTTTAGGTGGTCCGTGGTCGAAAGAATAAAATTGTTTGAAACTTATAAATTGAGATAATCCATAATCTTCGACCAGTAAATAGCTTAGAATTGAACTTTCTACATAATATTTAAGTCAAAGGGGTCAAAGCAAACCAAAACTCTTATAGAAATCCTTTGGAGGCCCTTAACACAGTCAATGAAATCCCCATTAGGATTAATGATTTAGTTGTTTCCATCTATATTATccataattaagaaaatataactATTGGACAACAGCTGCAGCTAAGAAGATACCTATACAAAGTAATGCTCCAACAAGAGAGAGGCTCCAGTGGTGAAATTTCCACCGAGGTCGCCAGCTGGGAGCATCTAACAGATCCAGAAGGAAGCAGGATAAGTTCACGCCAGCATAGCATACGAGGTAAAACATTGTTGTAGTAGGTGAGACAAGATCTAGATTCCCGATTACAACACAACCAATGCAGATGATGGCAGTGAAGAGAGTAGCCACATGAGGCTCATGTCCATCTGCCACTTTAAAATAGTTAAGAACAGGTAGAATTTCATCATTTGCAATTGCTGCAAGGAGACGTGGAGCGCCAGTAAGGCTTTGAAGGGCTGCCCCCAAGGTTGAGAGGATTATACCAACATAAACAATAGCCGGAAATGGCCAGGCAACTGTAGCAGATAATAACCTGCACAAATAGTTTTAGTAATGCAGTGAATaccaatttaaattttattgatcaGTGAACTAAATACCATTAAGCATCCTCAAATAATCAGTTAGATGCAGTTTCAGGTAGAATGCCATCATTTGCAACTGCTGCGTAAAGGGAAATAACCTTTaccttcccttttttttttaacttcctcACCTCATACCTTCCTCTTTTTCCTTCCCAAAAATGGAGAGACTATAGAGAGGTGTTCCTCTTAAAAGTATCTCACATCAAGCGCTAAACCGAGTTTTAGAACTTCTAAAAGAAATAAAGTATCTTAGTATTTTGATGATTCCACTTTAGAAGAAGAGGTATCTTAAGACTTTTTACCCACTCCCCAGCCAGCCAGCCCTACTGAATTTAGAATAAAGTTAGAAATTGCACTACATGGAGTGACATGGCTAAAGAGGACCCAGGATCCATATGGCGATCTCAACTTGCTTGGAATTGACTTAGAGTTGTTGTTACTATATCTTTCTCCACCAATTATACCCAACACTCATTTTAAATAACCTCATCACTCAAAACTGCAATGTGTAGATAGGAACAAGGACAGTACCAGAAGTATGATAATGTATCATTAAGTACTTCATAAGTTCATTTTACCTATCAGTCAAAAGCTTATCTCTAGTTGCAACAGCTCCGAATAGTAGCACGGAAACCAGATATAAACTGGTGGTAGTCAAAGTTGCAGCTAAGGTCCCAACAGGAATTGCACGTTGAGTGTCCTTTAGAGATGCCGAACGGTTTGAACCTGCCATGATCCCAGTTACAGCAGGGAAGAAGAGACCTACCAATGCACTAACATGGAGAAGGAAATAAATGTTAAGACTTGGTTCTAAATGCTTTCAGTATGCACATTGAAGTAAACGgcagaaagaagaacaaataacTAATCCTAGCAAAAAGATGGTGCAAAATGAAGgaaccaacaaaaataattgtatGACTTACTTAAAATTCCAGTATATGTTGCCATTGGGATCTGGAATTCCAGCATTATTAGTCATCTGATAAGCAGACCCCCAGTTGTTTTTGAAAGATTCCAAACTCAACCCTGTGATCCCCACTGTACCATGCATAGCAACAGAGTAAAAAAGTGGTGTCACATGAGAAATGACAACCATGAGTATTAAAACTTCAGGGAGAACAGACATACGTAACACTTTTGCAAATACCTCTGGGATTGACCATATGAATCTTCTATATCcattaataaagagataattcacaaaaattaaatcatCTTTACTTTACACCAGTCCTCGAGATATCATGACACAGGAACCCATCTTTACTTTACTTTATACTACTTTTGGGTAACTTTCTCTAGTTTTTTTGTAGTGGTTTTACGATTTTGATGTTACTTGATTGACTTTCCAAGTTAGCTATATTTTGCCTGGATTCATAGTTCTTCAGAATCATTATTCTTATTAGCAAAACCAGTAATTAATTGGTATTCTACAGCTTATTATCAATACTATGTAGCCCTTGACTTCCATATATGGCTTCAAAGATGCAATTTTGTTCAAAGGAAAGAAACAACATGTTTGACTTTACTATACTCCATGATGACCTCGAGCTAATAAAATTAACTAGATCGGTGTATGAACTACTGAAGGCTCATCACTAAAGCAAcataaaatagtgaaaatacACGAGGTTGAGATATCAAATTAAGATCAAGAATTAAAAACCATTTCAATAATACCAGTACACTATAGACTCCACTAACAGAGCGAAAGCTGATGAATGTGGTGTTTGACTAGGCaagaaatttaagaaagaaagtaGAACTTTTGTCACATACCAAAAGTACTTGAGAATTCGTGGTCTTGAACATGTTCGGACAATTTTCCCACAATAAGAGAATGTAATTAATAGTAAATAGGAAGTTTAAAGTTACAGAATTTCCAAACCGAGAAAGTTGTTATTCTTTccgaaacaaattaaaaaatgtaagtCACCAAAAatgaaacagagggagtatgCAAGGGAAGTGTATAGCACATAAGAATAacacactttttaaaaaaaacctctCAAGTAAGACAGGAAAGAACAAGAATAAGGCATAGACAACATAAACCTGCTGGATGATCATGCCTCGCAGAAAAGATGCCGACAAATATGCAAAGCAATGAGAACAAAACAGGGACAAGAAATGCAGGTGCAACGCGATTGATCATTTTTACTCCACCAAACACGACAAAGCAGAGAAGAATAGATACAACAATCCCATAAATTTGCAGGTCATGCAAACTTGGACTTGTAATGGGCTCTGCAATATCTGTGCCATTAACTCGTGTGATAGTTTCTGCATTGATGACAAATGAAGTTCAGATATACaaatgaatttgaaaataatacaGTACTATCCATCAAAAATCAACAATAAGTTACTTGTATCAATGTTATGATAAAGCCAGAAGGATATCAGATGGTTTTACCATAGAAGTACAGACAACACCAAGCCAtttttctaaatcataaaagttCAATCTCATTTAAGGAATACCTCTAAAGATGCCCGCACTTGGTACAGCATTTAGAAAAGTCTCTACGGCTCCCAGTACATACCTAACCGGCAGGAACATATAAGAGCAGGCATCAACACAAAATCTTTTTGTAGATAGTTTGAAATGTTGAAAGCAACTTAACCTACATTGGCATACACACccacccacccccaccccccagctaagttaagtagttccttcatacaaaaatataacaTCAGATGTATACTCACATTGCACCAGCAATTGCATTCCCAAGGAAAAAACAGAGCCCAATGCTGACACCAACTTCTGGACCCAATGCACGACCAATGAGATAGTAAGGGCCACCACCCTAGATTAGAGAAAACAAATCTAGGATATCACTTAACAAATAAGCTACAAGGAGATCGTTGAAACACATAGTTAAGTAATTAAAAGTAT
This window of the Solanum pennellii chromosome 2, SPENNV200 genome carries:
- the LOC107011581 gene encoding cation-chloride cotransporter 1 isoform X3, which produces MGVFMPCLQNILGIIYYIRFSWIVGMAGIGESLLLVVFCGSCTFLTTISLSAIASNGAMKGGGPYYLIGRALGPEVGVSIGLCFFLGNAIAGAMYVLGAVETFLNAVPSAGIFRETITRVNGTDIAEPITSPSLHDLQIYGIVVSILLCFVVFGGVKMINRVAPAFLVPVLFSLLCIFVGIFSARHDHPAVGITGLSLESFKNNWGSAYQMTNNAGIPDPNGNIYWNFNALVGLFFPAVTGIMAGSNRSASLKDTQRAIPVGTLAATLTTTSLYLVSVLLFGAVATRDKLLTDRLLSATVAWPFPAIVYVGIILSTLGAALQSLTGAPRLLAAIANDEILPVLNYFKVADGHEPHVATLFTAIICIGCVVIGNLDLVSPTTTMFYLVCYAGVNLSCFLLDLLDAPSWRPRWKFHHWSLSLVGALLCIVTMFLISWAFTIVSLALASLIYYYVSIKGKAGDWGDGFKSAYFQLALRSLRSLGANQVHPKNWYPIPLIFCRPWGKLPENVPCHPKLADFANCMKKKGRGMSIFVSIIDGDYHERAEDAKDACKELSTYIDYKQCEGVAEIVVAPSMSEGFRGIVQTMGLGNLKPNIIVMRYPEIWRRENLTDIPATFVGIINDCIVANKAVVIVKGLDEWPNEYQRQYGTIDLYWIVRDGGLMLLLSQLLLTKDSFEGCKIQVFCIAEEDSDAEGLKADVKKFLYDLRMQAEVIVISMKSWEAEGEQQESVEAFSAARRRVASYLEEMKEQAQRDRTPLMADGKPVFVEEQQVEKFLYTTLKLNLMVQKYSRMASVVLVSLPPPPLNHPATFYMEYMDLLVENIPRLLIVRGYHKDVVTLFT